In Phlebotomus papatasi isolate M1 chromosome 1, Ppap_2.1, whole genome shotgun sequence, the following proteins share a genomic window:
- the LOC129805279 gene encoding endoribonuclease CG2145-like has translation MLKIFVTSLLLLAITLYPQEADGQENLMHLSYPDGYQPRPPTTSTTTTTVAPEVTTKKPSFFGRIGNFFSGGKTTTEASTTTTTTTTTTTTTTTPRTTTSLPRTTERTTQKKEEFPPLPHRGSVPNQPTPSTPPSAWRTPPSTAPSSVQFLPRQTPQPPVPIFTTKVTSTTPVAEGSIESEVLTLSETLFTKDSNNAARYVTPNYASKTVSYSTQDDAPNPFLQITNEASLNAIPTVAKMKLLFNNYELDTTVNEHSTAMEKHEENDFLDAVLSTAPMRAAMLFLQRKDKVTADPATHKDFLKTTWFSMYSRGQGRIGSSGFEHVFLAELKNNSVIGLHNWIYMNEVEKSGHLDYKGYIKKQDLGTSGSIAKIRFSYDNINKPVNSLFVGTSPELEMALYTVCFAIFPDSECLLSGHGQRFKIKTYTFRYRGKNVIGSAYPEII, from the exons atgctcaagatATTTGTGACTTCTCTACTGCTGTTGGCAATTACTCTGTATCCACAGGAGGCAG atggaCAGGAAAATTTGATGCATCTCTCATATCCGGATGGATATCAGCCAAGACCGCCGACAACATCAACGACAACAACAACGGTAGCTCCTGAAGTTACCACGAAAAAACCCTCCTTCTTCGGCAGAATTGGGAATTTCTTCTCGGGTGGAAAGACTACAACAGAGGCATCAACAACTACTACAACCACTACTACTACTACGACAACCACCACAACTCCAAGGACTACAACATCACTTCCAAGGACAACAGAAAGAACAACACAGAAGAAGGAAGAATTTCCACCATTGCCTCATAGAGGTTCAGTACCCAACCAGCCCACTCCATCAACCCCACCTTCAGCCTGGAGAACACCTCCCTCTACAGCTCCTTCTTCAGTTCAATTCCTCCCCCGACAGACACCACAACCTCCAGTTCCGATCTTCACAACCAAAGTCACTTCAACAACTCCTGTAGCTGAGGGTAGCATTGAATCTGAAGTTTTAACACTGTCAGAGACTCTGTTCACCAAAGACTCCAACAATGCTGCCCGATACGTTACTCCCAATTACGCCAGTAAGACAGTCTCCTACTCAACTCAGGATGATGCTCCCAATCCCTTTCTGCAAATCACCAATGAAGCTTCTCTCAATGCCATCCCTACGGTGGCTAAAATGAAGCTACTTTTCAACAATTACGAACTGGACACCACTGTCAATGAGCACTCCACGGCCATGGAGAAACATGAAGAAAATGACTTCCTGGATGCAGTTCTATCAACAGCGCCAATGAGGGCTGCAATGCTCTTCCTTCAGCGCAAAGACAAAGTCACAGCAGATCCAGCTACTCACAAAGATTTCCTCAAAACCACCTGGTTCAGCATGTATTCACGAGGACAGGGAAGAATTGGAAGTTCGGGATTTGAGCATGTCTTCTTGGCAGAACTCAAGAACAACAGTGTTATTGGGCTTCACAATTGGATCTATATGAACGAAGTGGAAAAGTCTGGGCATCTGGACTATAAGGGATATATCAAGAAGCAAGATTTAGGCACG AGTGGTTCCATTGCCAAAATCCGCTTCAGCTATGACAATATCAACAAGCCGGTGAACAGTTTGTTTGTTGGAACGTCACCTGAGCTCGAGATGGCCCTATATACTGTCTGCTTTGCCATATTCCCGGACTCTGAATGCCTTCTTTCAGGGCATGGGCAGAGATTCAAAATTAAGACCTACACTTTCAGATACAGAGGAAAGAATGTAATTGGTAGTGCTTATCCTGAGATTATTTAG